A region of the Myxococcus guangdongensis genome:
TCTTCTCCTCCACGGGGATGCGTCTGGCGTTCCAGCCGGAATGGCTCGGGCGCACGAATCCCCTGGCGGAGTCCCTGCCCTTCGTGGACCCGCCCCAGCACGGCCGGCTGCGGACCCTCATCTTGAGGGACTTCACCTCCGCGGCCCTCAAGCGCTTGGAGCCGCGAATCCGCGCCATCACCCGGGAGCGCGTCGCGCGGATGCTGGAGCAACGGACGGTGGACTACATGGAGGCGCTCGCCGTGCCCATCCCCGCCACCGTCATCTGCTGGCTGCTGGGGTTGGACACCGCGCTCTTGAAGCACTTCGAGCGCTGGGCGCATGACATCGCCCTCATCGGCGGTGTCCACCCGGAGGACACGAAGCAGATGGAGCAGTGCCGTCGGACGCTCGATGAGATGGAACGGTATGTCGAGGAGGCCCTGGACGCGCGGCGCAAGACGCCGGGCGACGACTTGATGAGCGACCTGCTCCAGGCCAGCGCGGGCGGGCAGGCCCTGACTCCCGAAGAACTCATGAGCTTCTTCTTCGTGCTGTTCACCGGCGGGGTGGAGACGACGACCTACCTGCTCGGACAGAGCGCCCGGATGCTCTGCCTGCACCCGGAGCTGCTCCTACGCCTGCGAGAGACGCCCGCGCTCATCCCCCGCTTCGTCGAGGAGACCCTGCGCTACGAGCCCTCCGTCGTGGGACTGTTGCGCACGTGTCTGCAGGACGTGAAGGTGGCCGACACGGAGCTGCCCAAGGGAAGCGTGGTGCTGGTGTCCCTGGCCTCCGCGGCCCGCGACGAGAAGCTCTTCCCCGAAGGTGACAGGTTCATCCTGGGGCGGGAGAACGCGCAGCACCTCAGCTTCGGCCATGGCATCCACTACTGCCTGGGGGTGATGCTGGCGCGGATGGAGGCGAGCATCGCCTTGGAGGAGCTCATCCCCCACGTGAGCCGGCTGGAGCTGCGCACCGAGCGCATCGACTGGACGACCTCCCTCGTCGTCCGCGGGCCGAGGACGCTGCCCGTCGAGCTCTTCCCCGCCTGAGGCCCGCTGCGCGCCCCGCAGGGCGCGTCCGCGGCCATCGTCGCGCACGGGGACCAGGAAGGTGCCGGTGGCGGACTGCGTCGCCTTCACTTTCCTGTGCAATATCCACCCGGCTCCAGCATGTTCAGATTCCGCAAAGACAAACACAGAGCCGAGACACACCTTCAACAAAGAATCTCATCACGACGACACCTGATGCGCCCTGCGGGCGAGGACGTCCCCCGCAGGAGCGCGCTCCAGGCGTGCGTCGAACAGGGTTTCGCCGCCTCATCCACCCGAGGGCATGGAGGCCATCTCCGATGAGCACCCGTCTCAACTTCCTGTCGCGCGAGTTCCTCGAGAATCCCTATCCACACCTGGCGACGCTCCGACAGCAGGGGCCTGTCGTCCAGGTGGAACCCGGCGGCATGTGGGCCGTCACCCGCCATGACGAGGCCCAGTTCGTGCTCAAGTCGCCACAGCTCTTCTCGTCGGAGGGGCTGCGCATGGCGTTCCAACCAGAGTGGCTCGGGCGCCTCAACCCCACGACCCGCTCGCTCCCGTTCCTGGACCCGCCCCAGCACGGGCGGCTGCGAGCACTCATCAGCCGGGCCTTCGCGCCCGCGACCCTGGAGCGATTGGAGCCTCGCATCCGCGCCACCGCTCGGAGGCACCTGGATGACATGATGGAGAAGCGGAAGGTGGACTTCGTCGGAACCCTCGCCACCGCCATCCCCGCGGACACCATCGAGGGAATGCTTGGACTGGATGACTCCACGCAGACGCACTTCAAGCAGTGGGCCACCGACATCATCGCGATCAGCGGCGTCCGGCCGGAGGACACCGAGCAGATGGCGCGCAGCCGCGCCGCCCTCGACGCGGTGGAGACCTACTCCCAGACGGTGCTGGACGACCGGCGCAGGGAGCCTCGCGAGGACATGGTGAGTGACCTCCTCCGGGCACGTGTGGACGGAGAATCACTGACCCAACAGGAGCTGGTGGGCTTCCTCATCACGCTGCTCATCGCCGGACTGGAGACGACGGTCAACCTGCTCAGCCACGGCGCCCGGGTGTTCGCGATGCGCCCGGAGCTGCTGCCCCGCCTCAGGCAGACCCCCTCGCTCATCCCCCGCTTCATCGAGGAGACCCTGCGCTACGAGCCCCCCATCTCGGCCACGCTGCGCACGTGCACCCAGGACGTGACACTCGCCGGAGTCACGCTGCCTCGCGGCGCCATGGTGTTGGTGTCGCTGGCGTCCGTCTCTCGCGACGAGAAGCACGTCCCCGACGGCGAGCGCTTCGACCTGGACCGCAAGCCCCAGCCGCACCTCTCCTTGGGCCATGGCCCCCACTTCTGCATCGGCGCGTGGCTCGCGCGACTGGAGGCGCGCGTCGCCCTGGAGGAGTTCGTCGCCCGGGTGGACCGGGTGGAGGTGCGCACGGAGCGCATCGAATGGAATCCCTCCCTCAACGTCCGGGGTCCCCTCTCGCTGCCCGTCGAGCTCTTCCCCACCTGAACCCCGGGACAGGGGCGTGGAGGACTCACGCCGCCGACGTGCCCCCCATCGTGCGCCGCGACAGCGAGGAGCGCCGTCGCGGCGTACACGGGTGAGCAGTCATTGCCATCGCCCATGGCCGGCGCGCGGCACGGCCGACATGCTGGAGGTCTTCCCTCACGAGGACCACGACATGTCACCTCCCCTCGTCGCGTCCCGGGCCCGCCCCGTTGCGCTGGCGCTCGTGCTCGCCGGCTGCGGTTCGACGAACCCACCCGAGGAGCCCGCCGACGACGTCCACCCGCTGGCCGAGGGCACCTCCATCTGCGGCCGCGCGGACTTCGACGCGATGTTCCCCCACTCGCTGCGCTCGAAGACGCTGCCGGTGCTCGTCCACTACTACAAGAAGGTGGAGCGCGAGACGGCGCGACAGGTCCTCGCGCATGTGGAGAAGGGCTGGGACTACCACGTCAATCGATTGGGCATGCGCCCCGCCCTCACCGATGGAGGCGAGTGCGGCCCCGATGAGGCCTTCGACGTCTTCGTGTGGAAGGGGCACCGGAGCTGTCTGGTCAACGTGCTCTCGGGTGAAGCCTCCACGCCCCATGACGACCGGCGCGGCTTCATGGTCGTGGACCCGTGGGGCCCCTATGGCGGCGCGGAGCTCGAGGAGACCGTCGTCCATGAGATGGCGCACGCCTCACAGGCCGCGGATGACTGGTACGAGTCGCCCATCACCTTCGAGATGTCCGCCGTGTTCACGGACCAGGTGTATGCCAATCGCTACATCAAGACCTATCTCGAGGACTTCCAGTCCCATCCAGATTGGGCCCTGGACCGCGATGATGGGTACGAGACCTGGTACATGTATGGCGCGTCCCTGTATCTGCTCTTCCTGAAGGACCGCTTCTTCGGGGGCAACCCCGGGTTCGTGTCACGCATGTGGCTCGCGTCCCGCAATCCGCCTGGAGCGGAGGCCGACCCCACGCTCAACGAGCCGGACTTCGTCGACGCGCTCGACACGCTGCTCGCGGACCAGGGCTCGAGCTACGTCGACACCGTCCCCGAGTTCTCGCGCTGGCGCTGGTACACGGGCGACCACGTCGATGACCGCCACTTCCAGCACTTCGCGCAGGGGCTGGAGAATCTGAAGGCCGCCCGGCTCGCGCTGGCCGTGGACCAGGAGGCCGCCTCGGGCTCCCTGCAGGTCACGAAGGATGCCCCGATGATGCTGGGCACCAGCTACCTGTCGCTGAAGAAGGGCGCTGGCACTCCGGACACCCTCTACGTGTCCCTGGCCGCGCCGGTCGATGCACGCCGTCGCTTCGTCGTGCAGGCCGTGCCGGGGCTCACGCCCGACTCCGATGGTGAGACGCTCGACCTCGCGTCGGGCCCGAAGCTCCTGCGCTTCGCCGCGGATTCGACGCGGACCCTCATCGTCACCGTCCTACCCACCGGGCCGTATGACCCGGACCTCCGGGACGAGGAGCGGTATCCGTTCTCCGTGGTGCTCTCGGAGAAGCCCTGACGCAAGGCGCCGCCAGCTCGCACCCGGGTGATATAGCCCGGCCATGCGATTGATCGACTGCGTGGAGTTGCTCCCCAAGCTCGCACCGGCGCCGCCTCGCGCGGCGTCCACGGTCCTCGCGAAGGACACCGTCCCCTACGTCGAGTTCCTCGCCTTCGAGCCGCGCGGCACCCTGCTCGTCATCGAAGCGCCCAACGTCGCCAAGCAGTTGGGTCGGCTGTTGCGACGCGGAGGTCCACGCTTCGAGGTCGAGGCCGAGCTGCCTGGCTTGCGAGGCCCCGGTGCACTCTCGCCCGGTGGGCGGTGGCTGCTCACGGGCGGGGAGCTGTTCTCGGGACAGGCGGCGTCCTGTCAGCTCATCGACCTGCACACCTTCCAGGTCGCGCACACCCTGCCCCTCATGCGGCCCTTCGTCTGGATTGACGAGGAGCACTTCATCGCGCAGTCGCCAAACTGGACGATTGCCGTTGGAGATGGGGCGGTGACCCGTGGGGAGAAGCGACGCGTGGACCCGGCGCTCGCGACCGCGGTGCCCTCCCTGGTGACGCCGGAGCCGTCGATGGTTCGGGTCTCCCTGTCCTCCCTCGACTGTCAGCCGCTGCTGCCGTCCCTGCTGCTCGATGAGGAGACCTGCGCCGTGCTGTCGCCCGATCAAGACCTCCTCTACACGGCCACGTCCTTCTCCCGCGTCTCCGCGGTGAGGGTCTCCGACGGGCAGTTGCTCTGGCAGCGGCCGCCATCCCGGCTCGTCACGGAAGGCACGGTCTACGCGATGGCGCTCGATTCTTCGACGAACCGACTGGTGACGGTGGGCAACGGCGTGGACCATGACACGCTGGTGCTGGATGCGAAGAGCGGTGACGAGCTCTCACGCCACTCCCTGGAGAAGCTCACGCGCGGAATGACCACGGGACCGAGCACCCGCGGTGACACCCTCCACTTCCGCGAGGACGGCCTGGGTGTCATCGGCACCAACAATGGCCTGGTCATCGAAATCGGAACGGATGGGCGCTGGTGCGCATTCAAGGCGGGAACCCGCTCCCATCGAGCCATCGCGTTCTCGCCTGACGGCACCACCATGATGCTCGGAGGCGCGGAGAAGAACCTGCGCGTCGTACCGCTCACGGCGCGCTGAGACCTCGAAGTCCCGAGACAGGCTTCTGGCTCGGGCTACGGGCGCACCATGTTCACGGGCACAGCCCCCGTGAGGTCCTCCACGCTGTCGAAGAGCAGCTGGCCCACGTAGTTGAAGTTGTGGGCCCACGCGCCCTTGTCCTTCCGACTGAGCTGGTAGTTGTGCGTGGCCTTCACGAGCGCGGGAGTGAACGGCGCGAACGCGTTGGCCGAGACGGCCTCCGTCGCGCTGCACGTGCCGTCCTTGTCCGTGTCCTTGAAGAAGTACGGATTGACGTCGCCGTTGTAGCAGAGGCCGTTGCTCGTCACCGCGCGCATGGCGGCCAGCAGCCGCGCGGCCATGCCGTCCACCTCCGCCCGGAGCAACTCCGTCGTGTTGCCATCGCCGTCGTAGTCCTGGAGGTGGACGTTACGAATCTGCTCCGCCGACTCCTGGTCGGCGTGGCACGTCTCACACCGCGTGCGCCACACGTCGGCGATGCGGAAGGTGTGGTTGCTCACGCCGGGGACATGGCAGCTGGTGCACTGCGCCCCCCCCATGTGCGAGAGCCGCCCGGCGTAGGTCTTGCCCGGATACTCGTAGCCCGCCTTCGCCAGCGTGCCTTCACGCGTCCCAGCCGCGGGCATGTAGTGGACGTTCTGGAACCGGGGCGCGCCTCCCGCCGACAGGGCATTGTCGAGCGTCGCCTTCGACGCGCGTCCGATGTGACAGTTCGCGCAGAGGTTGTCCTGCCCCGGCAGACTCACCGTGGTGCCATCCGGCAGCCACGTGCGCGTGGGGACGAACACGTCGTAGTCCGGCGCGAAGCTCTCATGGCACGTGGAGCACTCCAGCCCGTTGGCCGTCTCCGGCACCGTCTGCCCCACGCCGTACTGCACGAAGAACCGGTAGCCCTGCGCGCCGCTGTGGCAGCGTGAGCAGCTCGCCTGCACCGTCTCGCTCGCGTCCCAGTTGCGTGCCGCCTTGCTCGCCCCGTTGAAGTGCCCCGGGTCGTTGCGCACCAGCAGCGACGTATCGAAGGGCACTGTCAGCGCGCCGTTGAGCGACTGAACCGAGTCGTGCAGGAGCTGGATGATGTACTTCGCGTTGTGCGCGAACGCGCCCGGGTCGACGCGCGCGAGCTGATAGTTGAAGGCGGCCTTCTGCAGCCGCGGCGTCCAGCTCTTGTACGCGTTGGTGCTCACGACCTCGGACGTGGAGCACGTCCCGTCGCCGTCCCCATCCCGGAACCAGTAGGGATGGGCATTGCCGTAGCAGAGGGGTTGGGCCCGCTCCGCGCCATAGCGCTGCAGGGTGGCGAGCAGCCTGTCGCGCAGCCCTTGAATCTCGAAGTAGATGCCCTCGGTGCGGTTGTTGTCGCCGTCGTAGTCCTGGTTGCGCGAGGCAATCTGCCGGATGTTCCACGCCTGGGTGACATCGGTGACGCCCGGATGGCACGTCGCACAGGCGTCCCACCGGACGCGGGTGGAGTGCGGGTCATGGCACTCGTTGCACTTGTCGAAGTCCGGCACATGACGGAAGCGCGTGTCGTAGACCTGTCCGGCGTACTGGTAGCCACCGGCCGCCTGCGCCGCGAAGAGCGTGGCGGCGGCCGGGTAGTAGTGGATGTTGGTGAAGCCCAGCGCCGCCGAGGCCGTGTCCTCCCCCACTCCCGCGTCGGCGACCTGCGCGTCGATGTCCTTCCCCGCGGCGCGCCCCTGGTGACACACCATGCACCGCGCCTCCGCACCCAGCCCGGTGACCTCCTTGCCCGAGGGGAACGTGACGGCCGTCAGCCGCGAGGCCGCGGCGTCGTGGCACGTCTCGCACCGCACCACGGACTCCGTCTTGCCCGGCGCGTCCACGCGTCCCGGAGCGGAGCCGTCCCCGCCCAGGAAGTCGATGTAGCCCTCCGAGCTGTGGCAGCGCGCACACGTCGCCGGCACCATCCCCTCCTCATTCCAGTGGGAGAAGGCCTCCGCCGTGGTGTCCGCGTGCGGCGAGCCCGCCCAGGCCACGTAATAGGGCACCTGCGACGGGTCCACGCCGGCATCCCCCGCCGACGGGCCGACGACCACCACCGCGTGACGCCCCTCCAACCGCGAGCGCGTCCCGACGACCTTCACCGCCGTCTCGCCCACGCTGACACCCGTCACCAGCCCCGAGCCGTCCACGGTGGCGATGGCCGGGTCCTCGCTCTCCCACGTGTAGCCGTCATCCGTGGCCTCGCGCGTGGCGGCGGTGAGCTGGAGCGTCTGTCCCACCAGGACCGAATGCGCCCCGCTCGTGGTGATGCCGGGGTTGGCGGCCTCCAGCTTCGCGCAGGCTCCCAGCGTGAGGAGGCAGGACAGCCCGGTGGCCAGGAGCAACGTCATTCGTCTCATCGGGTCCCTCCTGGGAGATGTGTGGGTCATGGCAACGCGCCTCCAGCGATCCACGCCAGGAGCTTCTGGTACTCAGGGGTGCCGTCCGCGTAGATGGCCCCTCCGCCGTGTCCTGCGCCGGCGGCCTTTCGCAAGAGGCGGCTGCCAGCCGGCGCAGCCGTATCCGTCAGCGCGTTCGACACCTGGAAGTCCGCGTCCGCGTCGCCCGTCAACACGAAGCCCGTGTTGCCCGCGGCGCCTCCAGCGCGATGGCAGGACTGACAACCTGATAGCAGCAAGGGATGCGCGTCCGTGGCGAACGAGGGAGCGTCTCCACCACCGTCACTCCCACCGCCGCCGTCACCGCTGGAGGGCGTGCCCGCGTCGGGGCTCGCGTCTCCGCGGTGGAAGTCCGCGCAGCCCGGGACGAGCAGGAGCGTGAGCAGGAGTCCGAGCCTAGAACTCATACGCCACCACCAGTCGCGTGAAGTCGTCCGGCACCTCGTCCACCTTCTCCAGGTTCCAGAACTGGAAGAGGCCCACGCTCAAGCCCTTCCATCGGGCGACGGCGCCCACGTTGTGAGCGGAGGCGTCCTCGCGTGTGAGCGCGGTGGTGTCGAGTATCCGCCCGCGCTGGTTGCCGAAGGTGCGCAGGCCCTGTCGATACTGGAGGTAGAGCCAGTCGGTGGGATGGAAGCGGAGCTGGAGGTAGCTGGCGAAGTGGTAGTAGTCCGCGCCCGGACCGCCGTACCCCTCCGCCTCGCCGCCGGAGACGTCCGCGCGCAGCAGACCGACGCCCAACGAGAAGCGCTCGAGCACCGGCACACCGCGGGGCCGCCACGAGGCGACATCCAACGCCTGGAGGAACAGCCTCCGGCCATACCCCAGCGGATTGTAGTAGGCCGAATACCAGAGGCTCAGCGGGCCCCAGGCCCCCCCCAGTCTCGTCCCCACGCCCAACCGCGTCTCTTCCAACGGCGCGAAGTCCGATTGGAGGTTGAGCACGGCATCGGCCCGCCGGAGCTGATAGCCAGCGATGACGTAGACATCCGCGGAGAGCAGGAACGGTCCCTCGCGGCGCTGCACGTTCGCGGTCAGCCCCTCGCGAGCGAAGACGGGTGGCAACACCTTCTGGTCGAAGCCCGCGAGGCCGCCATAGCTGTGATGGAACAGCGGCTCCGCGCCGAAGGGCACCAGCACCTTGCCCACCTTGGCGGAGAGCCGCACCGGCCAGTCCTCGCCGCTGAGCCGGTAGCCCACCTCCCAGAACTGGAGCGACAACATCTCCAGCGTCAGCGTCACCGGGTCCTCGGTGGACTGGCGCGTCAGGAAGAGGAAGTGGTGGTAGCTGCGTAGCGCGTTCGAGGCGCCCTTCTGGAAGGGCTGGTCGTTGTAGCCGAGGCGCTCGTAGTTGAGGTCGAAGCGCCCGTTGAGCGTGAGCGAGCCGAGCACGGGGAAGGTGCCGAGCTGGACACCTGGCGGCGGTCCACCCGACGACGCGGCGGGGCGCTCGGCGGGAATCGGCGCCGGGGGAGCGGTGGTGGCCACGACGGGGGCCTCGAATGGTGCCTCCGCCCCACGTGCGCCCTCGTCAATCCAACGGGCCAGGAGCGCGAGTTCCGCGCTCCCGGGCTCCCACACCGCGCCGCCCTGGTGCGAGTCACCTCGCGCGCGCTGAGACAGGAGGCTCGTGTCGGCCGAGCCAGGCGTCACCAGCGCCAGCACCGTGCGCAGATGGGCCTCGGGCTCCGCGTGGGCGACATAGCGGGTGGACCCGGCGAACCCATCCGCCGCATGGCAGCTCGCACATCCCGCGAGGAGCTGCTCGTGGATGCGGGGAGCGAAGCGCAGCGTGTTCGAGGCGACGGCAGACGCATGCACGGGCTGCGCCCCTGACGCGACCTGAGTCGACGCAGGTGGCGTCGTCCCCTCGCGAGCGACATCCGGAGGTTCCGAAGGTGTCGCCCCCGTCGAGGGTGGCGACGCGGACGCATCCCCTGCACGAGCGGAAGTCGGAGATCCCGAAGGCATTGCCGCCGTCGAGAGTGGCGATGCGAGCGCCTCCCCAACGCGAGCGGAAGTCGGAGCTCCCGAAGGCATTGCCGCCATCGAGGGTGTCGACGCGGGCCCCGCTCCCACGCGCGCGGCGGCGAGGGCCTCCGAAGGTGTTGCCGCCGTCGAGGATGGCGCCTTGGGCTCCTCGCCCACGCGCGCGGAAGCTGGAGCCCCCGAAGACGTCGCCACCGTCGACGACGGTGGCGGCACGGTCGCTGCGGGGGAAGGTCCTGGGAGCGCGCCGGATTCGACCCACTTCAGCAACGTGGCGTACTCCGGTGACTCCGCCGCGAGCGACTTCTTGCCCCCGTGCAGGACAGCGCCAGTCCCCTTCCTCAACAGAGGACTCTGCGCGGCTGCGTCCAGCTTCACGAATCGCAGCGTGGTCTCGTAGTCCGTGCCATCGCCACGCAGCACCCACTTCGACCTGCCGGCCATGCCCTCCGGGCGATGACACGACAGACACCGGGCCACGAGGATGGGCCGGGCGTCGGCGGCGAAGGTGGGCCCACGAGGCTTCGGCGCCCCTCCCGTCCGCGGCCCCGACGGAGTCGCCACCGGTGCTGGTGTCGCCTTCGTGGGCGTGGTGGGTGTCACGGAGGTGTCGGGAGCCCCCGCATCGGCGCTGCCCTCTGGAGCAGGTGGCGGCGTCGGCGGACGCTGGATGCCCAGCCGCTCCTGGAGCTTGCGGCGCCGCTCCTCCTGCGTCTGTGCGCGCGCGGGTACGACCGCGGCCACCAGGAGCACGCCCATCACCAGCCGGCCCAGGTCAGCGAGGCGCATGGCAGGCCTCGCAGCGCATGGAGCTCGGTGCCTTGGCGGCGCGGCCATCGTGGCAGCTTCCGCAGTAGCGGCCCTCGCGCATGTCCTGATGGGTGAAACCCAGCGGGGCCTGGGGGAACACCCCCGGGTGGCAGCTGTAGCAACGCCGCGAATCATGGGCCCAGTGCGAGAACAAGGCCGGCGCCGGTGTCTTGCGTTCCTTCAGCGGAGGGAGCCGGACGTCCTGGGGCGCGTTGACCGCGAGGATGGGCGGCGCGAAGAGCAGCGGCACGGCGAGCACCACCCGCCAGCGCCAACGATGGAGCACGGCCCACGCGCGCCAGGGCCCCGAGGGCGGAGTGCTCATAGCGCCTTGCGCTCCTTGAGAACCTTCCAGACGGTCACCACGTAGAGGCCCACCCCCAGCAGCACCAGGGGCACGCCCACCGCCGTGAACACCACGAAGGTGAGCGGTGACCAGAACAGCGTGGTGAAGAGCTGGACGCACAGCCCCGCGAGCACCAGCAGGGCCGCCCTCCGGATGCGCTTCTCGTGACTCATGGGCGTTGCTCCGGCAGCCAGAAGTTCCGCGCCTTGACGCCCTCCAGGTCGTGCGCGACGTCGTGACACGTGAGACACGAGCGCGCGCCGCCCTGGAGCTCCGCCTGGATGTCCTGGTGCGCGGACGCCTCCAGGAAGCTCCGTGCGTCGCCGTGGCAGTGCAGGCAGTTGTAGTTGGGATACGGCTGATAGAGCTTCGGCCGCTCGGGGATGGTGCCGAAGTAGTGGACCCAGACGTGCTTGAGCCCATTGAACTTCGCCTTCGCGTCACCGAAGAGGGCGTAGTCCGTATGGCACGCGTAACACGTGGTGTCCCGGCTGATGAGCCGCTTCTGGTAGTGCACCGCCGCCAGCGACGCGGCGTTGTCCACGAAGAGGCTCTGCCCGTACGGCTCCATCTCGTGACAGCCCATGCAGAACTGTGTCTGGGAGGACTCACGGACGCCCACGGCGACACCCGCGCCGGTGACGACCAGCGGGAGGATGGCCAGGCCCGCGAGCAACACCAGCCGCCCCAGATGGCTCGCGCTCAGGACTCCCGCCGCGGACGCAATCAAGGCGACCAGGACCGCCACGGCGATGACAATCACTATCAACAGGGTGGGCAGGCGGAACCTCGCCCTACACCTATACAGGCCTCATGAGGGCGCGTGAACCTTCGAATGAAAACCATCACCACTTCGAGCCATCCGCGCCATGCCCACCGGGCAATGACACGCAATTCTTGCGCATCCACTCCAAGGCGCGCAGGAATTGCGCCCTATCGCTTGTTGACGAGATGTCGCAGGACCGAGGTGAGTCCGGAGAAGCGGAACGACGGGTCGATGTATTTCTCGAGCACGTAGAAGGCGAAGTAGTAGGCGCGGCAGAAGGCCCAGATGGCCAGCATCAACAGGAGCAGGACGCGCCAGTCGGGCGCCTCCATGAGGAGCAGCGCCGACGACACCAGGCCGATGACGACGAAGAGGAGGGCCTTCACCCACATCCACCGGTGGGATTGCAGATCGCGCATCCGTGAATCCTATCCCGAGGCCCCGCTTGCCGTCATACCGACTGTACGGTATGACACCCCCATGCCACGCCCACCGAAGCACGCGCCCGAGCGCGGTGACGCCCGGACGCGATTGCTCGAGGCCGCGCGCGACACGATTCGCGCGAAGGGCTTCGCCGCGACCTCGGTCGACGAGCTCTGTCAGGTCGCGGAGGTGACGAAGGGCGCCTTCTTCCATCACTTCAAGAGCAAGGAGGGGCTCGGCGTGGCCGCCGCGGAGCACTGGCGGGAGACGACGACCGCCTTCTTCGCGAGCGCGCCCTACCATGCCCCTGCGGACCCGCTCGAGCGGGTCCTCGCGTACGTGGCCTTCCGCAAGTCCATCATCACCGGGAGCCCCGCCGAGTTCTGCTGTCTGGTGGGGGCCCTGGCGCAGGAGGTCCACGCGAGCTCGCCCGACATCCGGGAGGCCTGCGCCGCGAGCATCTTCGGTCATGCCCAGACGCTCGAGGCGGACATCGCCGCCGCCATGCGCAAGCGCCGCGTCTCGGGAGGCTGGACGGCCGAGAGCCTGGCCCGCCACACCCAGACGGTGATTCAGGGCGCCTTCGTGCTCGCCAAGGCGGCGAACGATGCGGCCCTCGCACGCGAGAGCCTGGACCACCTGGACCGCTACATCCGCCTCCTCTTCAAGCAACTCCCTCCGGAGAAAGCCTCACCATGACCCAGCCCCCACCGCTCGGCTGCGCCTGCGGAGAAGTCTCCCTGCGCGTGGAGGGAGCGCCCATCATCAGCGCCGAGTGTTGTTGCACCAGTTGCCGGACGGCCGCCGCCCGACTCCAGAAGCTCCCCGCCTCACGACTGCTGCTGGGACCTCGGGACGCGTCGCGCTTCGTGCTCTACCGCAAGGACCGCGTCCACTTCCTCCAGGGCACGGACCGCCTCGCGGAGTTCCGGCTCACGCCGGAGTCGAAGACCCGCCGCGTCGTCGCCACCTGCTGCAACACGCCCGTGTTCCTGGAGTTCCAGAACGGCCACTGGCTCAGCCTCTATGGTGGCCTCTGGCCCGAGGCAACCCTGCCCCCACTGGAGCTGCGGACGATGACCTCCGACCTGCCACCGGGCACGGCGCTCCCCACGGACGTCCCCAACAGCCGACACCAATCCGTCGCGTTCTTCATCAAGCTGCTCGGCGCGTGGGTGGGGATGGGCTTTCGCAGCCCGAAGCTCACCTTCGTCAAGGCGCAGCTCCCGCGCTGAGCTCGCGCTAGTGCCTTCCGAGGACGCGCCCTTCGGCCGTCACGAAGCCATCGACCACCGCGTGACCCGTGCCCTCCAGATGCAACAGCAACGCGCAGTATCGACCGGGGATGAGGAGCGGGAGCTCCAGGGGTGAGACCTGGGCGTCGAGGACCACCTTGTCCGCCACCCGGGTGCCTACCGCGTGGACCTGCACACCCCATGGCTGGGGAGCGACGAAGGCCTCGATGGTGAGTCGAACCACCGCCCACGACCCGCCGTTGACGGAGGGGCTCTCGCCCCAGTGGACGGCGCTCAGAATCCGCCCCCAACACCGCACGCCCGCCTCGACCACCTCCCGCTTCTTCGCGTGCTGCTTGCGCCGCTGACGGATGCCGTAGGCCCCGCCACCGATGAGCACCAGCGGAAGGAACAGGAGGAGCCAGACTGCGGGCCCGCGATGTCCCCTGGCCAGGGCGAGGAGCGGGATAGCGCCAGCTCGGGTCGATGTCCGCGCGTGGCGCCTCCGGAGTCGATGCGGAACTCATGCGCGCGGAGGATAGAGCACGCCCTCCCTCCCAGATAGT
Encoded here:
- a CDS encoding TetR/AcrR family transcriptional regulator, with the protein product MPRPPKHAPERGDARTRLLEAARDTIRAKGFAATSVDELCQVAEVTKGAFFHHFKSKEGLGVAAAEHWRETTTAFFASAPYHAPADPLERVLAYVAFRKSIITGSPAEFCCLVGALAQEVHASSPDIREACAASIFGHAQTLEADIAAAMRKRRVSGGWTAESLARHTQTVIQGAFVLAKAANDAALARESLDHLDRYIRLLFKQLPPEKASP
- a CDS encoding NapC/NirT family cytochrome c, producing the protein MAVLVALIASAAGVLSASHLGRLVLLAGLAILPLVVTGAGVAVGVRESSQTQFCMGCHEMEPYGQSLFVDNAASLAAVHYQKRLISRDTTCYACHTDYALFGDAKAKFNGLKHVWVHYFGTIPERPKLYQPYPNYNCLHCHGDARSFLEASAHQDIQAELQGGARSCLTCHDVAHDLEGVKARNFWLPEQRP
- a CDS encoding GFA family protein codes for the protein MTQPPPLGCACGEVSLRVEGAPIISAECCCTSCRTAAARLQKLPASRLLLGPRDASRFVLYRKDRVHFLQGTDRLAEFRLTPESKTRRVVATCCNTPVFLEFQNGHWLSLYGGLWPEATLPPLELRTMTSDLPPGTALPTDVPNSRHQSVAFFIKLLGAWVGMGFRSPKLTFVKAQLPR